A region from the Triticum aestivum cultivar Chinese Spring chromosome 3D, IWGSC CS RefSeq v2.1, whole genome shotgun sequence genome encodes:
- the LOC123079454 gene encoding uncharacterized protein: MPPLLHLLKHAFVFLFLSYGWCALLYTMKILNWNVRGLGDDDKCSLVRDVITSCCPSVVCLQETKLPSLFLFKLRSFLPASYKDHVAMPSDGTAGGILVAWDSSYVLGQLVAAHRYHVTVRMSSTTSANSFLLTVVYAPCSGNDRAVFYEAVSSVATGAGLPWIVLGDFNMYRFAHEKSRGQINWNLMELFNGWAREHGLDDIQIDNRMFTWSNKISSPTLVRLDRILVNAAWNLSFLHTSASCVPATTSDHTPILVQLQAEMTRSRLFRVQNHWLQMEESRNIIQDCWSRGTRYISSSASLINFKMRRVWAALR, from the coding sequence ATGCCTCCTCTTCTGCATCTACTCAAGCATGCATTTGTGTTTCTATTTCTCTCTTACGGGTGGTGTGCTCTTCTTTACACTATGAAGATCCTAAACTGGAATGTACGCGGCCTTGGCGATGATGACAAGTGCTCACTGGTTCGTGATGTTATAACCTCTTGCTGCCCCAGTGTTGTATGCTTGCAGGAAACAAAGCTGCCCTCCCTCTTCCTCTTTAAGCTGCGGTCCTTTCTACCCGCATCATACAAGGATCATGTTGCCATGCCTTCGGATGGAACTGCTGGGGGAATCCTGGTTGCCTGGGATTCTAGTTATGTTCTTGGTCAGCTTGTGGCCGCACACCGGTATCATGTCACCgtcagaatgtcatcaacaacctCTGCCAACTCCTTTCTGCTTACCGTTGTTTATGCTCCATGCTCGGGCAATGATCGGGCTGTGTTTTATGAAGCAGTGTCTAGTGTTGCAACAGGGGCAGGTTTACCTTGGATTGTGCTGGGCGACTTCAATATGTATCGTTTTGCTCATGAAAAATCCCGTGGTCAAATTAACTGGAACCTTATGGAGTTGTTCAATGGTTGGGCCAGGGAGCACGGGCTGGATGATATACAGATCGACAATAGGATGTTCACTTGGTCCAACAAAATATCCTCCCCCACTCTTGTCCGGCTGGACCGCATTCTTGTGAATGCCGCCTGGAATTTAAGTTTTCTACATACCTCTGCTTCTTGTGTGCCTGCTACAACTTCCGATCACACACCCATCTTAGTTCAACTCCAGGCAGAGATGACCAGAAGCAGGCTGTTCAGGGTACAGAACCACTGGCTTCAGATGGAGGAGTCTAGGAACATTATCCAGGACTGTTGGTCACGAGGCACCAGATATATTTCTTCTTCTGCATCGCTCATCAATTTTAAGATGCGACGGGTCTGGGCTGCCTTACGCTAG